From Planococcus halocryophilus, the proteins below share one genomic window:
- the fliW gene encoding flagellar assembly protein FliW — protein MKIQTEQFGEIELAEERVITFDKGIPGFEEVKDYVLIPADTEGESPFFFLQSVEHVEVSFFLVDPFTFFQDYDIKLEEQMVERLQLEEPTDAIVLTTVTVKGDISSATTNLKAPLVINNKKQQGMQIVLNNKDYAIKQALFQVDNTAARQV, from the coding sequence ATGAAAATTCAAACAGAACAATTCGGAGAAATCGAACTAGCAGAAGAGCGTGTCATTACGTTTGATAAAGGAATTCCAGGATTTGAAGAGGTTAAAGACTATGTATTGATCCCGGCAGACACAGAAGGCGAGTCGCCATTCTTTTTCTTGCAGTCGGTAGAACACGTGGAAGTAAGCTTTTTCCTAGTCGATCCGTTTACGTTTTTCCAAGACTACGATATTAAGTTAGAAGAGCAAATGGTGGAGCGGCTGCAACTAGAAGAGCCGACAGATGCCATTGTGTTGACGACAGTCACAGTCAAAGGCGACATTAGTAGCGCAACGACTAACTTAAAAGCACCACTGGTCATCAACAATAAAAAACAACAAGGCATGCAAATCGTGTTGAATAACAAAGACTATGCAATCAAGCAGGCGTTATTTCAAGTCGACAACACCGCTGCAAGGCAGGTGTAG
- the motA gene encoding flagellar motor stator protein MotA, whose product MDKTSWIGVILGFVVLIGGMILKGSNPMALYNPAALVIIFAGTIACLLVAFPMDEIKKIPSLFKVIFSEQKAVSIKEMIPMFTGWAMLARKEGLLALEEKSEEVEDPFLQRGLKMVVDGQSQEHIRDLMEEEIAAMEERHELGAKIFAQAGTYAPTLGVLGAVIGLVAALGHLDDVALLGKSISAAFIATLFGIFSGYVLWHPFANKLKRKSEAEVKTKMIMLEGLLAVQEGLPVRTVEEKLLTYLPAKDRVLESDEEGSGVQVEA is encoded by the coding sequence GTGGATAAGACATCATGGATAGGAGTCATCCTGGGATTCGTCGTGTTGATAGGAGGGATGATCCTTAAAGGATCAAACCCGATGGCCCTGTATAATCCAGCGGCGCTGGTCATTATTTTTGCTGGTACCATCGCCTGTCTTCTCGTTGCGTTTCCGATGGATGAAATTAAAAAAATTCCCAGCTTGTTCAAAGTGATTTTCAGTGAACAGAAAGCGGTCTCTATCAAGGAAATGATTCCGATGTTTACGGGATGGGCTATGCTCGCACGAAAAGAAGGCTTGCTTGCATTAGAAGAAAAATCAGAAGAAGTAGAAGATCCATTTTTGCAACGCGGATTGAAAATGGTTGTAGATGGCCAGTCACAAGAACACATCCGTGATTTGATGGAAGAAGAAATTGCGGCTATGGAAGAGCGTCACGAACTCGGTGCGAAAATTTTCGCACAAGCTGGTACATACGCACCAACACTTGGGGTACTCGGTGCCGTTATCGGGTTAGTTGCCGCACTCGGTCACTTGGACGATGTAGCACTTTTAGGTAAATCCATTTCCGCTGCCTTTATCGCAACATTATTCGGAATTTTCTCAGGGTATGTGTTATGGCATCCATTCGCCAATAAACTAAAGCGGAAATCAGAAGCCGAAGTAAAAACAAAAATGATTATGCTAGAAGGATTGCTCGCTGTTCAAGAAGGCTTGCCAGTCCGTACAGTAGAAGAAAAACTATTAACTTACTTACCAGCGAAAGACCGTGTGCTTGAATCTGATGAAGAAGGAAGCGGTGTTCAAGTTGAAGCGTAA
- the fliS gene encoding flagellar export chaperone FliS: MVTINPYQTYQQNSVMTASPQELTLMLYNGCLKFMKLAKRAMADKKIEEKNTNIIKAQNIIQELRSTLKADIEMSAGLEQMYEYMYNRLVEANMKNDVTALEEVEALMTDIRNTWKQAMALVKK; the protein is encoded by the coding sequence ATGGTCACCATCAATCCTTACCAGACCTACCAGCAAAACTCAGTAATGACCGCATCACCTCAAGAACTGACATTAATGCTTTATAACGGCTGTCTAAAATTCATGAAACTAGCAAAACGTGCCATGGCTGATAAAAAAATCGAAGAAAAAAATACAAACATCATTAAAGCCCAAAACATCATCCAAGAACTGCGCAGTACATTAAAAGCAGACATCGAAATGTCAGCGGGTCTCGAGCAAATGTATGAATACATGTACAATCGCCTAGTAGAAGCTAACATGAAAAATGACGTAACAGCACTAGAAGAAGTAGAAGCGCTTATGACAGATATTCGCAACACATGGAAACAAGCCATGGCTTTAGTGAAGAAATAA
- a CDS encoding flagellin — MIINHNIAALNTHRQMASAQSSQMDSMEKLSSGLRINSAKDDAAGLTISEKMRGQIRGLEQASTNAQDSISLIQTAEGSLSETQDILQRMRELAVQSGNDTNTTTDRGEIQKEIDSLTSEINRIGNTTEFNTQKLLNGSKDSTNLAVAAGQVTVGGMTFDTTGGALNGYTFEMGTVTDGTVPSVVLDADTKKITINGDFDATATGFTAASDIETALNAELITKGVTQTVTVGGASAATATGDASGAVTGGVDAGAGLQFQIGANENQSLTLEITDMRAKNLGLSGATGGNFASTNKVSDGTNGSLTEAALDLSTAAKSAKAITIINNAIEKVSGERSKLGANQNRLEHTINNLNTSSENLTAAESRIRDVDYAEAA; from the coding sequence ATGATTATCAATCACAATATCGCAGCATTAAACACACACAGACAGATGGCATCGGCTCAAAGCTCACAAATGGACAGCATGGAGAAATTGTCTTCAGGACTTCGCATTAACAGTGCAAAAGATGATGCAGCGGGTCTTACAATTTCTGAAAAAATGCGTGGACAGATTCGCGGATTAGAGCAAGCTTCAACTAACGCTCAAGACAGCATTTCGTTGATTCAGACTGCAGAAGGTTCTTTGAGTGAAACTCAAGATATTCTTCAACGTATGCGTGAATTAGCTGTACAATCCGGTAACGATACTAACACAACAACAGATCGTGGAGAAATTCAAAAAGAGATTGATTCTTTAACTTCTGAGATCAATCGTATTGGTAATACAACTGAGTTCAACACGCAAAAATTATTGAACGGTTCTAAAGATTCGACAAATCTTGCCGTTGCTGCTGGACAGGTAACTGTAGGTGGAATGACTTTTGATACTACTGGTGGCGCATTGAATGGTTATACCTTCGAAATGGGCACAGTAACAGATGGAACCGTTCCTTCAGTTGTTTTGGATGCAGACACTAAAAAAATCACAATTAATGGTGACTTTGATGCTACTGCGACAGGATTCACAGCAGCATCAGATATAGAGACGGCATTAAATGCCGAATTGATTACTAAGGGTGTTACACAAACTGTCACAGTTGGTGGAGCTTCGGCTGCTACGGCTACCGGAGATGCATCAGGAGCAGTAACTGGTGGAGTTGATGCAGGAGCTGGTCTTCAATTCCAAATCGGTGCTAACGAAAACCAAAGCTTGACGCTTGAGATTACTGATATGCGTGCTAAGAATTTAGGTCTTTCTGGAGCAACTGGTGGTAATTTTGCTTCTACTAATAAAGTATCTGATGGAACTAATGGCTCTCTAACAGAAGCGGCTCTCGATTTGTCAACGGCTGCAAAATCTGCAAAAGCTATTACAATTATCAATAACGCTATCGAAAAAGTATCTGGAGAACGTTCTAAGCTGGGAGCAAACCAAAACCGATTAGAACATACAATCAATAACTTGAACACATCTTCTGAAAACCTAACAGCTGCGGAATCAAGAATCCGCGACGTTGATTATGCCGAAGCCGCGTAA
- a CDS encoding GAF and HD-GYP domain-containing protein, producing the protein MTHIKELESKVQELVTLLEASKQLNSNLEMGEVLESILLQMVRIVGAEAGTLWVLDKKRQKIKVSAAYGPSAASILNIELDQNEGIVGKVIRTGEAQLIENVAENPDWTARVDQSSGFVTKSMITVPLAVKGKVLGAMQLLNKQDIAFFSEQDIRLADALSSQSALALHNSQMYEELQQMLLSMIRTLAKVLDARDPYTAGHSERVAKYSLWIAQKLELSASDCEELYKAALLHDIGKIGITDAILRKPDRLTVEEYTTIQQHTVIGADILSNVEPKDAMVHAADTALSHHERLDGTGYPHGLAGDAIPLFARIVGVADTFDAMTTARSYSKGLSYQLGVEELRRCKETLFDAQIVDAFTAILEECDYQIDQYEAGQGRGYRL; encoded by the coding sequence ATGACCCATATAAAAGAATTAGAATCTAAAGTTCAAGAACTCGTTACCTTGCTAGAAGCATCCAAGCAGTTAAATTCAAATTTAGAAATGGGCGAAGTGCTTGAGAGCATCTTATTGCAAATGGTGCGCATTGTCGGAGCCGAAGCGGGCACGTTATGGGTGTTGGATAAAAAACGACAAAAAATTAAAGTGTCTGCAGCCTACGGGCCATCAGCGGCTAGCATATTAAACATCGAATTGGATCAAAATGAAGGCATCGTCGGCAAAGTGATTCGGACAGGAGAAGCACAACTAATCGAAAACGTTGCGGAAAATCCAGACTGGACAGCACGCGTCGATCAGTCAAGTGGGTTTGTGACCAAGTCGATGATTACCGTGCCGCTCGCGGTCAAAGGCAAAGTTCTTGGAGCGATGCAGCTACTCAATAAACAAGATATCGCTTTTTTCTCTGAACAAGACATTCGCTTAGCTGATGCGCTTTCGAGTCAATCCGCATTAGCGCTTCATAACAGTCAAATGTACGAAGAATTGCAACAAATGCTCTTGAGCATGATTCGAACACTAGCAAAAGTGTTAGACGCACGTGACCCTTATACGGCGGGACATTCAGAACGCGTCGCAAAATATTCTCTGTGGATCGCGCAAAAACTCGAGCTAAGTGCATCCGATTGCGAAGAGTTATATAAAGCGGCATTGCTACACGATATCGGAAAAATTGGCATAACAGATGCCATTCTCCGAAAACCTGACCGTTTAACGGTTGAAGAATATACGACGATCCAGCAACATACGGTAATTGGCGCAGATATATTATCGAATGTGGAACCAAAAGACGCCATGGTTCATGCAGCAGACACAGCTTTGTCTCATCACGAACGACTTGACGGGACCGGTTATCCGCATGGTTTAGCTGGTGATGCAATCCCGTTGTTCGCACGCATTGTGGGAGTTGCGGATACGTTTGATGCGATGACAACGGCTCGTTCATATAGTAAGGGCTTATCTTATCAATTAGGCGTAGAAGAGTTGCGTCGCTGCAAAGAAACCTTATTTGACGCTCAAATCGTTGATGCGTTCACGGCGATTTTAGAAGAGTGCGATTACCAAATCGATCAATACGAAGCAGGGCAGGGAAGAGGTTACCGGTTATGA
- the fliD gene encoding flagellar filament capping protein FliD codes for MRIGGLASGMDTESIVKDMMTVQKMPLDKLMQEKTFTEWQQEAVRETNLSMSSLRTSASSLRLQSSFNAYSAVSPNPTSFTVATTPTAMSGSYKVEVVSVASAAKLTSANAVQNTAGNAAKSTDQIGVAGKIDINGINIDVASTDTFADVAKKLQDATASSVPALRASFDDTTSRFFISTKEMGSEQAFTMNFTDVDGVASQALADKIVNNGTATAAATGAIDGAIKFDGIAVNGLKSNQTTVNGLTINLLQAGSESVVNVQSNPEKPLAMIKEFIDKYNETIDTLQKQIIEKRYPNFQPLSDEQKKELTETEIELWEEKARSGLLRNDPIMKSALQDLRRAFMDKVSGLADGNLNHLSQIGINTGSYTEGGKLFIDDKKLTEALANKPEEVMALFTTRDAAGNGVGARVYDTLNDIVKKLSAKAGSSSSSVDNSTLSQKLKRMDTEISRWQDRLTSIEDRYWKQFTAMEKALSKMNSQSTWMQQSLFGGS; via the coding sequence ATGCGCATTGGCGGATTAGCATCAGGCATGGATACCGAATCAATCGTTAAAGATATGATGACTGTCCAAAAAATGCCATTAGATAAATTGATGCAAGAAAAAACATTTACAGAATGGCAACAAGAAGCAGTAAGAGAGACCAACTTATCCATGTCGAGCTTGCGGACGAGTGCTAGTAGTCTAAGGCTTCAGTCATCGTTTAATGCATACAGTGCAGTGTCGCCGAACCCAACAAGTTTTACCGTTGCCACAACGCCTACTGCAATGAGCGGATCGTATAAAGTAGAAGTAGTAAGTGTAGCGAGTGCGGCGAAATTGACTTCAGCGAATGCGGTACAGAATACGGCAGGTAACGCTGCTAAATCGACAGACCAAATTGGTGTAGCCGGAAAAATTGATATCAATGGTATTAACATTGACGTAGCAAGTACTGACACCTTTGCGGACGTTGCGAAAAAGTTGCAAGATGCTACAGCTTCTTCAGTTCCAGCTTTACGAGCTAGCTTTGATGACACGACATCGCGCTTTTTCATTTCGACAAAAGAAATGGGTTCGGAGCAAGCTTTCACTATGAATTTCACGGATGTAGATGGAGTTGCAAGTCAAGCATTAGCCGATAAAATCGTTAATAACGGTACTGCTACAGCAGCAGCGACAGGAGCTATAGACGGAGCCATCAAATTTGATGGTATAGCAGTAAATGGATTAAAATCCAACCAAACAACGGTCAATGGATTAACGATTAATCTTTTGCAGGCAGGTTCAGAGTCTGTTGTCAACGTTCAGTCTAATCCTGAAAAACCATTAGCTATGATTAAAGAATTTATCGATAAATACAACGAAACCATCGATACATTGCAAAAGCAGATTATCGAAAAGCGCTACCCAAATTTCCAACCCTTATCTGATGAACAGAAAAAAGAACTAACAGAAACGGAAATCGAATTATGGGAAGAAAAAGCGCGGAGTGGATTATTACGCAATGACCCGATAATGAAATCGGCCTTACAAGATTTACGAAGAGCCTTTATGGACAAAGTATCCGGACTTGCAGATGGCAACCTCAATCATTTATCGCAAATCGGTATAAATACCGGCTCTTACACAGAAGGCGGTAAATTGTTTATTGATGACAAGAAATTAACGGAAGCGCTAGCGAACAAGCCAGAAGAAGTAATGGCTTTGTTCACAACGCGAGACGCAGCTGGCAACGGCGTCGGCGCACGCGTTTATGACACGTTAAATGACATTGTTAAAAAACTCAGCGCAAAAGCGGGCAGTTCTTCAAGCTCAGTCGATAACAGTACACTTTCTCAAAAATTAAAACGAATGGATACGGAAATTAGTCGCTGGCAAGACCGACTAACAAGTATTGAAGATCGCTACTGGAAGCAATTTACCGCGATGGAAAAAGCGTTAAGTAAGATGAACTCCCAAAGCACCTGGATGCAACAAAGCTTGTTCGGTGGTTCGTGA
- a CDS encoding DUF3307 domain-containing protein yields MSQFDVLLIGHLIGDFLLQTSWMAKYKATKWLPLLTHVSIYTAVIALFGAFSGGLSLPAILIVFLGHIILDRKTFVMFWVQRVQTAKGPEKGWLSIMADQIFHIILLAIAIAIS; encoded by the coding sequence ATGAGTCAGTTTGATGTGTTATTGATTGGGCATTTAATCGGTGACTTTTTGCTGCAAACAAGTTGGATGGCTAAATACAAAGCGACAAAATGGCTGCCGCTACTGACGCACGTATCGATTTACACAGCTGTAATCGCCTTGTTTGGCGCGTTTTCAGGCGGACTGTCGTTGCCAGCAATTCTCATCGTTTTTCTTGGCCATATTATTTTAGACCGAAAAACCTTTGTTATGTTTTGGGTGCAGCGCGTTCAAACAGCTAAAGGTCCAGAAAAAGGTTGGTTATCAATCATGGCAGATCAAATTTTCCACATCATATTACTGGCCATTGCCATCGCAATTTCCTAG
- the flaG gene encoding flagellar protein FlaG — MEVTKLPAIEFPRISEPNPAVSKKPIATEENQNKQADKAITKEALTDKVESMNKFLESATTNVKFQFHEEMNVYYVQVVNSLTEEILREIPNKKFLDMYASMADFAGLMVDEKL; from the coding sequence ATGGAAGTAACAAAACTGCCTGCTATCGAATTTCCGAGAATCAGCGAACCCAATCCGGCCGTCTCTAAAAAGCCGATTGCAACAGAAGAAAACCAAAACAAACAAGCCGATAAAGCCATTACGAAAGAAGCACTTACCGATAAAGTAGAGAGCATGAACAAATTTCTAGAGTCAGCTACAACGAATGTGAAATTTCAGTTTCATGAAGAGATGAATGTTTATTATGTTCAAGTCGTGAATTCTCTAACAGAAGAAATTTTAAGAGAAATTCCCAATAAGAAGTTTTTAGACATGTATGCCTCGATGGCTGATTTTGCTGGCCTGATGGTGGATGAGAAATTATAA
- the csrA gene encoding carbon storage regulator CsrA encodes MLVLGRKKGETIVINDDIEITVTSIEGDMVRLGITAPKQITIHRKEVYLEIQEENKQATSNVINLSDFLSMRKK; translated from the coding sequence ATGTTAGTACTCGGACGCAAAAAAGGCGAAACCATCGTCATTAACGACGACATTGAAATCACGGTCACTTCGATCGAAGGTGACATGGTGCGACTCGGCATCACCGCACCAAAACAAATCACCATCCACCGAAAAGAAGTCTATTTGGAAATTCAAGAAGAAAACAAACAAGCAACGTCAAATGTTATCAACTTGAGTGATTTTTTAAGTATGCGGAAAAAATAG
- a CDS encoding glucosaminidase domain-containing protein yields MMESIEEKNSTVSQTGAQVSLPTLTTPLTAPLTNSYNPAISIPPLNTKEVPTAATDTSDLKFRPTQFIKLDNTLDGKLSGTAAHFINAGKKYDLDPNLLSAIAIHETGNGSSRAVNDKNNVAGMMGKNGLRSYASVEDSIFDMARNLRQNYLNQGKDTIVKIGAKYAPVGAANDPTGLNNHWTKGVSSQYSKLT; encoded by the coding sequence ATGATGGAAAGCATCGAAGAAAAAAATTCCACGGTTTCGCAAACAGGAGCGCAAGTTTCATTGCCAACTTTAACAACACCTTTAACCGCTCCACTAACAAATTCCTATAATCCGGCCATTTCAATTCCGCCGCTCAACACAAAAGAAGTGCCAACCGCTGCAACCGATACGAGCGACTTGAAATTCAGACCGACACAATTTATCAAATTAGACAATACATTGGACGGCAAATTGAGTGGTACCGCTGCTCATTTTATCAATGCCGGGAAAAAATACGATTTGGATCCGAATTTATTGTCCGCAATTGCGATTCACGAAACAGGCAATGGTTCGTCGCGCGCGGTCAATGATAAAAACAATGTTGCAGGCATGATGGGTAAAAATGGCTTGCGAAGCTATGCATCCGTGGAAGACAGCATTTTCGATATGGCGCGTAATTTACGTCAAAACTATTTAAATCAAGGCAAAGACACCATCGTGAAAATCGGTGCGAAGTACGCGCCAGTTGGAGCCGCGAACGATCCAACTGGGCTAAACAATCACTGGACAAAAGGTGTCAGCAGCCAATATTCTAAACTGACATAA
- a CDS encoding adenylate/guanylate cyclase domain-containing protein, which translates to MKFKTKTYVLEKEIVLDRKTAWQLLADNNRMNLYIGLFPVTFSPAKQDGTEIFYREAYAKALGLVPIKWQEFPFQWQKYDSYTVERRYLSGPLKQYSMKAELFDTADNGTRIKLTASFWPLNPIGYAGVLISGIPAVKKMMTYLDDYLQSGAEKISEAPQKPSKGKINLPELERMSALLAKSPVDEKFVELLHRYLAERDDRDVAQIEPVQLAHHWGADLDETLRVLLYATKAGMLNLSWNVICPNCRVSKVEHNSLSQLEEQFHCDLCGVNYDADFDQFVELNFSVHEAVRTAYAEVYCIGGPTITPHVQAQQIIESGKTKSFMIPQSEKALRFRVIQANDRVVVDRNVESNELVYSDLGWSHDSVSGLSDVSVTNTSSADIVVALENSDWTAQTVTAAKVTAMQEFRDLFSSEVLSPGQKIDIGHVTILFTDLKGSTMLYETVGDSSAYGQVRNHFEFLTQHIAGNSGSIVKTIGDAVMAVFHKPEDALRAALAIQENLAAFNQTAKEEIVLRLGLYSGAAIAVNSNDRLDYFGRTVNIAARIQGQGEGGDIVISRDVLDQPMSASLLARDELELEEFSAVLKGIDGAVDLVRVRLREGSVTEEQVV; encoded by the coding sequence ATGAAATTCAAAACAAAAACCTACGTGTTAGAAAAAGAAATAGTGTTGGACCGAAAAACCGCTTGGCAATTGTTAGCGGATAATAACCGAATGAACTTGTATATCGGGTTGTTCCCCGTAACGTTCAGCCCGGCGAAGCAAGACGGAACGGAAATCTTTTACCGTGAAGCCTACGCAAAAGCATTGGGACTGGTGCCGATCAAATGGCAAGAGTTTCCGTTTCAATGGCAGAAATACGATAGCTATACCGTTGAGCGCCGTTATTTGTCAGGACCTCTCAAACAGTACAGCATGAAAGCCGAACTGTTCGATACGGCGGATAACGGCACGCGGATCAAGTTGACGGCTTCTTTTTGGCCGCTCAATCCTATTGGCTACGCAGGCGTGTTGATCAGCGGAATTCCCGCTGTGAAGAAAATGATGACCTACTTGGATGATTATTTGCAGTCTGGAGCGGAAAAAATATCTGAAGCGCCGCAAAAGCCGAGTAAGGGCAAAATCAATTTACCGGAACTGGAGCGGATGTCAGCGTTACTGGCGAAGTCGCCGGTTGACGAGAAGTTTGTCGAGTTGTTGCATCGCTATTTAGCCGAGCGTGACGACCGAGACGTTGCGCAAATCGAACCTGTCCAATTAGCCCATCATTGGGGAGCCGATTTGGACGAAACTTTACGCGTGTTGCTTTATGCCACAAAAGCAGGCATGTTAAATCTGAGTTGGAATGTCATTTGTCCAAATTGTCGCGTCTCAAAAGTTGAACACAATTCATTGTCGCAACTAGAAGAGCAGTTTCACTGTGATTTATGCGGTGTGAATTACGATGCGGATTTTGATCAGTTTGTCGAGTTGAACTTCTCGGTTCATGAAGCGGTCCGAACAGCATACGCGGAAGTGTATTGCATCGGTGGCCCGACGATTACGCCACATGTGCAAGCGCAACAAATTATCGAGTCAGGCAAGACCAAGAGCTTTATGATTCCCCAAAGTGAAAAAGCATTGCGCTTCCGTGTGATTCAAGCAAACGACCGGGTAGTGGTAGACCGCAATGTGGAATCAAACGAACTCGTTTACTCTGATTTGGGTTGGTCACACGATTCGGTGTCGGGATTGAGTGACGTTTCGGTCACAAACACCAGTAGCGCAGACATCGTCGTGGCGTTAGAAAACTCAGATTGGACTGCGCAAACCGTAACCGCCGCCAAAGTAACGGCGATGCAAGAGTTTCGCGATTTGTTTTCTTCAGAAGTGTTGTCTCCTGGACAGAAAATCGATATTGGGCACGTGACGATTTTGTTTACCGATTTAAAAGGTTCGACAATGTTATACGAAACAGTCGGCGATTCGAGTGCTTACGGACAAGTACGCAACCATTTTGAATTTTTAACGCAACACATTGCCGGGAATTCCGGCAGTATCGTCAAAACAATTGGTGACGCGGTAATGGCCGTGTTCCACAAACCTGAAGATGCGTTGCGAGCAGCGCTCGCCATTCAAGAAAATTTAGCTGCGTTTAATCAAACCGCAAAAGAAGAAATTGTTTTACGACTCGGGTTATATAGCGGAGCGGCGATTGCTGTGAATTCCAATGACCGACTCGATTATTTTGGGCGTACCGTGAACATTGCAGCGCGCATTCAAGGTCAAGGCGAGGGCGGCGACATCGTTATTAGTAGGGATGTCTTAGATCAGCCAATGTCAGCGAGCTTGCTTGCAAGGGATGAGTTAGAGTTAGAAGAATTTTCGGCTGTGTTAAAAGGAATTGACGGAGCGGTGGACTTGGTACGAGTGCGACTGAGAGAAGGTTCGGTTACTGAAGAGCAAGTTGTGTAA
- a CDS encoding flagellin, whose protein sequence is MKVNVRTMAKEMMEQTKNSILAQASQAMLAQANQAPQQVLQLLR, encoded by the coding sequence ATGAAAGTAAATGTTCGCACGATGGCGAAAGAAATGATGGAACAAACAAAGAACTCGATTCTTGCACAAGCATCACAAGCAATGCTGGCTCAGGCCAACCAAGCACCACAGCAAGTACTACAATTGCTACGTTAA
- a CDS encoding YjfB family protein — MDIAALSMAMSQASVRTEANVSVMKKTIDQAETNGQDVVKMLEQSVRPHVGSSIDFRA, encoded by the coding sequence ATGGATATCGCTGCGTTATCAATGGCAATGAGTCAGGCAAGCGTAAGAACTGAAGCGAATGTTTCGGTGATGAAGAAAACGATCGATCAAGCGGAAACGAATGGTCAGGATGTTGTGAAGATGTTAGAGCAGTCTGTTCGTCCGCATGTAGGAAGTTCGATTGATTTTAGAGCATAA
- a CDS encoding SANT/Myb-like DNA-binding domain-containing protein has translation MFDHFYNANGDKIISPKMLELCKSPLFLTTLYLDDGSLCISANRNELKKTIYLTPHIYLHLQSLRFEDLCKLKLHISTHFGVEFTTSKRPDGFGYILKTTKVSETMKFLKIVGDASKDCPSMYHKTDWGFRFQKEIERYKDSHPGYEVIASSSDRRKNYTKEECEILCQMKKEGKTDKEIALHLNRTYWSIVYKWRELRENSVTLIPSDCKTYIANGNGDGDSSGNSTR, from the coding sequence ATGTTTGATCACTTTTACAATGCGAATGGAGATAAAATCATCTCTCCCAAAATGCTTGAGTTATGTAAATCGCCTTTGTTTCTCACGACTTTGTATTTAGATGATGGTTCGTTATGCATTTCTGCTAATAGAAACGAATTAAAGAAAACCATTTATTTGACGCCACATATTTACCTACACCTGCAGTCTTTACGCTTCGAAGATCTATGCAAATTAAAATTACACATAAGCACTCATTTTGGAGTCGAATTTACTACTAGTAAGAGGCCTGATGGATTTGGTTATATATTAAAAACCACCAAAGTGAGTGAAACTATGAAATTCCTAAAGATAGTTGGTGATGCCTCAAAAGACTGCCCGTCCATGTATCATAAAACCGATTGGGGTTTTCGTTTTCAAAAAGAAATAGAACGTTATAAGGACTCTCATCCCGGCTACGAAGTGATTGCGAGTTCATCAGATCGGCGAAAAAATTATACAAAAGAAGAATGTGAAATACTATGTCAAATGAAAAAAGAAGGAAAAACAGATAAAGAAATTGCCCTTCATTTGAACCGCACGTACTGGTCTATTGTTTACAAATGGAGAGAGTTACGTGAAAACAGCGTCACCCTTATACCATCAGATTGTAAGACATATATAGCGAATGGTAATGGAGACGGCGACTCCAGCGGGAACAGCACGCGGTGA